One Vigna unguiculata cultivar IT97K-499-35 chromosome 7, ASM411807v1, whole genome shotgun sequence genomic region harbors:
- the LOC114190545 gene encoding flt3 receptor-interacting lectin-like, which translates to MAISNKSYSFLIPLFVSVTMFFMFPGKVKSSQSLAFSFSKFGPDQKDLIFQGDAISTNNVIQLTKLDSAGNPLRGSVGRVLHSSPMRLWENSTAVSSFESFFTFQISTPYTSPPADGLAFFVAAYDTVIPPNSAGSHLGLFSNNINNALRNSSTSRNQTTVGFKDVSNNVVNNVGNNVVAVEFDTYPNPDIGDPANKHIGIDVNSITSKVTTRWDWQNGKTATAYISYNSAAKRLTVATFYAGSNTVILSYDVELNTVLPQWVRVGFSGSTGGETQRNTIFSWSFTSSLKNNEA; encoded by the coding sequence ATGGCTATCTCTAACAAAAGTTATTCATTCCTAATTCCTCTGTTTGTCTCTGTGACCATGTTTTTCATGTTCCCTGGTAAGGTAAAGTCATCACAGTCATTAGCTTTTAGCTTCAGCAAGTTTGGTCCTGACCAAAAGGATCTTATCTTCCAAGGTGATGCCATTTCCACAAACAATGTCATACAACTCACTAAGTTAGACAGTGCAGGAAACCCTCTACGTGGTAGTGTGGGAAGAGTGTTACACTCTTCACCAATGCGTCTTTGGGAGAACTCTACGGCAGTGTCAAGCTTTGAATCTTTTTTCACCTTTCAAATATCAACACCTTACACTTCTCCTCCAGCTGATGGCTTGGCCTTCTTTGTTGCAGCATATGACACTGTCATTCCTCCAAATTCTGCTGGGAGTCACCTTGGACTCTTTTCTAACAACATAAACAACGCTCTCAGAAACTCCTCCACCTCTAGAAACCAAACCACTGTTGGTTTCAAAGATGTATCAAACAATGTTGTTAACAATGTTGGTAACAATGTTGTTGCTGTTGAATTTGACACCTACCCTAATCCCGATATTGGTGATCCAGCAAATAAACACATTGGAATCGATGTCAACTCCATTACGTCCAAGGTAACTACACGGTGGGATTGGCAAAATGGGAAAACAGCCACTGCATACATCAGCTATAATTCTGCAGCTAAACGACTCACTGTTGCTACTTTTTATGCTGGGAGCAATACTGTGATTCTCTCCTATGATGTTGAGTTAAATACAGTGCTTCCTCAATGGGTTCGTGTAGGGTTCAGTGGTTCAACCGGAGGAGAGACACAAAGAAATACCATTTTCTCATGGTCTTTCACTTCAAGCTTGAAGAACAACGAGGCATAG